A single region of the Brienomyrus brachyistius isolate T26 chromosome 10, BBRACH_0.4, whole genome shotgun sequence genome encodes:
- the LOC125750012 gene encoding rho guanine nucleotide exchange factor 7-like isoform X2, whose product MSESDSAGGQLVVKARFNFRQNNEDELSFSKGELITVTRQEEGGWWEGTLEGRTGWFPSNYVREVKPSEKPLSPKSVKGFDTPQLTKSYYSVVVQDILEHERDFLRELQSLLCCYLRPLQASDKLSSADVSHLMGNLEDIFTFQQGLCAVMEECTKMPEGQQHLGGCYLNLLNQIRTLHLCYCSTHPSAVCVLTEHGELLDAFMESHGAAGSGVLTLTTGLSKPFLRLEKYPTLLQELERHVEEAHPDSGDILKAATAFQGLVTQCHELRRRKALELQILSEPLRGWEGENIRSLGHVIHTGHVQLQSGPGQDKEERYVMLFPSMLLVLSASPRMSGFIYQGRFPLAGTAVAKRVEGSDSGQSAFEIAGGVIERVIVFCANQQDLQEWLDHLHALTKGGSPGSTVSKNAEGKAAAGVGTLAHQSHGTPTSGRALLEPPKISKPWSLSCLRPAPPLKPSAALGYKEDSSKSPRPIKKFLPKRKTERKPSDDEVLMRKSTAALEEDAQILKVIEAYCTGVSLHQATTGEDDLHFEGDLPLSAGVGVFPSEGDTDAILALIAAARKDCAPQVLLPEEEKIIVEEVKSNGQMVIEEKSLVDAVYALKDEVLELRKENRQMKQYLEEEQRSRKELERVVRRLAKQKNDCVRDEGTH is encoded by the exons ATGTCAGAGAGCGATAGTGCTGGTGGGCAGCTGGTGGTGAAGGCCCGCTTCAACTTCAGACAGAACAATGAGGATGAGCTCTCCTTCAGCAAGGGGGAGCTAATCACGGTCACGCGGCAGGAGGAGGGCGGCTGGTGGGAAGGCACGCTCGAGGGCCGCACCGGGTGGTTCCCCAGTAACTATGTGCGCGAGGTGAAGCCCTCAG AAAAGCCACTCTCTCCCAAATCGGTGAAGGGGTTCGACACGCCCCAGCTAACCAAGAGCTACTACAGCGTG GTTGTGCAGGACATCTTGGAACACGAGCGAGACTTCCTTAGAGAGCTGCAGTCCTTGTTGTGCTGCTACcttcgccccctgcaggccagcGATAA GTTGTCCAGTGCAGATGTCAGCCACCTGATGGGGAACCTGGAAGATATTTTTACTTTCCAGCAAGGACTGTGTGCGGTTATGGAGGAATGTACCAA GATGCCGGAAGGCCAGCAGCACCTGGGTGGATGTTACCTTAACCTGCTGAACCAGATCCGGACGCTACACCTGTGCTACTGCTCCACCCAtccctctgctgtgtgtgtgctcacCGAACATGG GGAGTTGCTGGACGCCTTCATGGAGAGTCACGGGGCTGCTGGCTCGGGCGTACTCACTTTGACCACTGGCCTCAGCAAGCCCTTTCTGCGGCTGGAGAAGTACCCCACCCTACTGCAGGAGCTGGAGCGGCATGTCGAG GAAGCCCATCCAGACTCCGGGGACATTTTAAAGGCAGCGACGGCCTTTCAGGGCCTGGTG ACGCAGTGCCACGAGCTGCGCAGACGCAAGGCACTGGAGCTGCAGATACTGTCGGAGCCGCTGCGAGGCTGGGAGGGCGAGAACATCCGTTCGCTGGGTCACGTGATTCACACGGGTCACGTGCAGCTACAGAGCGGGCCGGGCCAG GACAAGGAGGAACGCTATGTCATGctttttcccagcatgctccttGTGCTGTCCGCCAGCCCTCGCATGAGTGGCTTCATCTATCAG GGACGTTTTCCTCTTGCTGGGACAGCTGTGGCCAAGCGCGTGGAAGGCAGTGACAGTGGACAGTCTGCCTTCGAGATCGCAG GGGGTGTGATTGAGCGCGTTATAGTGTTCTGTGCCAACCAGCAGGACCTTCAGGAGTGGCTGGACCATCTACATGCCTTGACCAAAGGGGGCAGCCCAGGCAGCACCGTCAGCAAG AACGCAGAAGGGAAGGCGGCCGCTGGTGTCGGTACTCTGGCCCACCAGAGCCATGGCACGCCCACCTCCGGCCGTGCTCTGCTGGAGCCGCCTAAGATCAGCAAGCCCTGGTCCCTGAGCTGCCTGcgccccgcccctcccctcaAGCCCTCCGCTGCACTGGGCTACAAGGAG GACTCCAGCAAGAGCCCCCGACCAATAAAGAAATTCCTCCCCAAAAGGAAGACTGAAAGAAAGCCATCTGATGATGAGGTCCTGATGAGGAAGA GTACCGCAGCTCTGGAAGAAGATGCGCAGATTCTGAAGGTGATTGAGGCCTACTGCACAGGGGTCAGCCTGCACCAGGCCACCACCGGTGAGGACGACCTCCACTTTGAGGGCGATCTGCCCCTGTCTGCTGGGGTTGGTGTCTTTCCATCTGAGGGTGACACGGATGCCATTCTGGCTCTGATTGCAGCAGCCAGGAAGGACTGTGCTCCTCAGGTTCTCTTGCCTGAAGAAGAGAAGATCATAGTAGAGGAGGTGAAGAGCAACGGTCAGATGGTCATAGAGGAAAA GAGTCTCGTCGATGCTGTGTACGCGTTAAAGGATGAAGTGCTAGAACTGAGAAAG GAGAACAGGCAGATGAAGCAGTACTTAGAGGAGGAGCAGCGCTCACGGAAGGAGCTGGAGCGCGTCGTGCGGAGGTTGGCCAAGCAGAAGAACGACTGCGTTCGGGACGAAGGCACTCATTAA
- the LOC125750012 gene encoding rho guanine nucleotide exchange factor 7-like isoform X6 gives MLSRPAEMSESDSAGGQLVVKARFNFRQNNEDELSFSKGELITVTRQEEGGWWEGTLEGRTGWFPSNYVREVKPSEKPLSPKSVKGFDTPQLTKSYYSVVVQDILEHERDFLRELQSLLCCYLRPLQASDKLSSADVSHLMGNLEDIFTFQQGLCAVMEECTKMPEGQQHLGGCYLNLLNQIRTLHLCYCSTHPSAVCVLTEHGELLDAFMESHGAAGSGVLTLTTGLSKPFLRLEKYPTLLQELERHVEEAHPDSGDILKAATAFQGLVTQCHELRRRKALELQILSEPLRGWEGENIRSLGHVIHTGHVQLQSGPGQDKEERYVMLFPSMLLVLSASPRMSGFIYQGRFPLAGTAVAKRVEGSDSGQSAFEIAGGVIERVIVFCANQQDLQEWLDHLHALTKGGSPGSTVSKNAEGKAAAGVGTLAHQSHGTPTSGRALLEPPKISKPWSLSCLRPAPPLKPSAALGYKEDSSKSPRPIKKFLPKRKTERKPSDDEVLMRKSTAALEEDAQILKVIEAYCTGVSLHQATTARKDCAPQVLLPEEEKIIVEEVKSNGQMVIEEKSLVDAVYALKDEVLELRKENRQMKQYLEEEQRSRKELERVVRRLAKQKNDCVRDEGTH, from the exons ATGCTGTCCAGACCTGCG GAGATGTCAGAGAGCGATAGTGCTGGTGGGCAGCTGGTGGTGAAGGCCCGCTTCAACTTCAGACAGAACAATGAGGATGAGCTCTCCTTCAGCAAGGGGGAGCTAATCACGGTCACGCGGCAGGAGGAGGGCGGCTGGTGGGAAGGCACGCTCGAGGGCCGCACCGGGTGGTTCCCCAGTAACTATGTGCGCGAGGTGAAGCCCTCAG AAAAGCCACTCTCTCCCAAATCGGTGAAGGGGTTCGACACGCCCCAGCTAACCAAGAGCTACTACAGCGTG GTTGTGCAGGACATCTTGGAACACGAGCGAGACTTCCTTAGAGAGCTGCAGTCCTTGTTGTGCTGCTACcttcgccccctgcaggccagcGATAA GTTGTCCAGTGCAGATGTCAGCCACCTGATGGGGAACCTGGAAGATATTTTTACTTTCCAGCAAGGACTGTGTGCGGTTATGGAGGAATGTACCAA GATGCCGGAAGGCCAGCAGCACCTGGGTGGATGTTACCTTAACCTGCTGAACCAGATCCGGACGCTACACCTGTGCTACTGCTCCACCCAtccctctgctgtgtgtgtgctcacCGAACATGG GGAGTTGCTGGACGCCTTCATGGAGAGTCACGGGGCTGCTGGCTCGGGCGTACTCACTTTGACCACTGGCCTCAGCAAGCCCTTTCTGCGGCTGGAGAAGTACCCCACCCTACTGCAGGAGCTGGAGCGGCATGTCGAG GAAGCCCATCCAGACTCCGGGGACATTTTAAAGGCAGCGACGGCCTTTCAGGGCCTGGTG ACGCAGTGCCACGAGCTGCGCAGACGCAAGGCACTGGAGCTGCAGATACTGTCGGAGCCGCTGCGAGGCTGGGAGGGCGAGAACATCCGTTCGCTGGGTCACGTGATTCACACGGGTCACGTGCAGCTACAGAGCGGGCCGGGCCAG GACAAGGAGGAACGCTATGTCATGctttttcccagcatgctccttGTGCTGTCCGCCAGCCCTCGCATGAGTGGCTTCATCTATCAG GGACGTTTTCCTCTTGCTGGGACAGCTGTGGCCAAGCGCGTGGAAGGCAGTGACAGTGGACAGTCTGCCTTCGAGATCGCAG GGGGTGTGATTGAGCGCGTTATAGTGTTCTGTGCCAACCAGCAGGACCTTCAGGAGTGGCTGGACCATCTACATGCCTTGACCAAAGGGGGCAGCCCAGGCAGCACCGTCAGCAAG AACGCAGAAGGGAAGGCGGCCGCTGGTGTCGGTACTCTGGCCCACCAGAGCCATGGCACGCCCACCTCCGGCCGTGCTCTGCTGGAGCCGCCTAAGATCAGCAAGCCCTGGTCCCTGAGCTGCCTGcgccccgcccctcccctcaAGCCCTCCGCTGCACTGGGCTACAAGGAG GACTCCAGCAAGAGCCCCCGACCAATAAAGAAATTCCTCCCCAAAAGGAAGACTGAAAGAAAGCCATCTGATGATGAGGTCCTGATGAGGAAGA GTACCGCAGCTCTGGAAGAAGATGCGCAGATTCTGAAGGTGATTGAGGCCTACTGCACAGGGGTCAGCCTGCACCAGGCCACCACCG CCAGGAAGGACTGTGCTCCTCAGGTTCTCTTGCCTGAAGAAGAGAAGATCATAGTAGAGGAGGTGAAGAGCAACGGTCAGATGGTCATAGAGGAAAA GAGTCTCGTCGATGCTGTGTACGCGTTAAAGGATGAAGTGCTAGAACTGAGAAAG GAGAACAGGCAGATGAAGCAGTACTTAGAGGAGGAGCAGCGCTCACGGAAGGAGCTGGAGCGCGTCGTGCGGAGGTTGGCCAAGCAGAAGAACGACTGCGTTCGGGACGAAGGCACTCATTAA
- the LOC125750012 gene encoding rho guanine nucleotide exchange factor 6-like isoform X3 — MLSRPAEMSESDSAGGQLVVKARFNFRQNNEDELSFSKGELITVTRQEEGGWWEGTLEGRTGWFPSNYVREVKPSEKPLSPKSVKGFDTPQLTKSYYSVVVQDILEHERDFLRELQSLLCCYLRPLQASDKLSSADVSHLMGNLEDIFTFQQGLCAVMEECTKMPEGQQHLGGCYLNLLNQIRTLHLCYCSTHPSAVCVLTEHGELLDAFMESHGAAGSGVLTLTTGLSKPFLRLEKYPTLLQELERHVEEAHPDSGDILKAATAFQGLVTQCHELRRRKALELQILSEPLRGWEGENIRSLGHVIHTGHVQLQSGPGQDKEERYVMLFPSMLLVLSASPRMSGFIYQGRFPLAGTAVAKRVEGSDSGQSAFEIAGGVIERVIVFCANQQDLQEWLDHLHALTKGGSPGSTVSKNAEGKAAAGVGTLAHQSHGTPTSGRALLEPPKISKPWSLSCLRPAPPLKPSAALGYKERISCILKDSSKSPRPIKKFLPKRKTERKPSDDEVLMRKSTAALEEDAQILKVIEAYCTGVSLHQATTAARKDCAPQVLLPEEEKIIVEEVKSNGQMVIEEKSLVDAVYALKDEVLELRKENRQMKQYLEEEQRSRKELERVVRRLAKQKNDCVRDEGTH; from the exons ATGCTGTCCAGACCTGCG GAGATGTCAGAGAGCGATAGTGCTGGTGGGCAGCTGGTGGTGAAGGCCCGCTTCAACTTCAGACAGAACAATGAGGATGAGCTCTCCTTCAGCAAGGGGGAGCTAATCACGGTCACGCGGCAGGAGGAGGGCGGCTGGTGGGAAGGCACGCTCGAGGGCCGCACCGGGTGGTTCCCCAGTAACTATGTGCGCGAGGTGAAGCCCTCAG AAAAGCCACTCTCTCCCAAATCGGTGAAGGGGTTCGACACGCCCCAGCTAACCAAGAGCTACTACAGCGTG GTTGTGCAGGACATCTTGGAACACGAGCGAGACTTCCTTAGAGAGCTGCAGTCCTTGTTGTGCTGCTACcttcgccccctgcaggccagcGATAA GTTGTCCAGTGCAGATGTCAGCCACCTGATGGGGAACCTGGAAGATATTTTTACTTTCCAGCAAGGACTGTGTGCGGTTATGGAGGAATGTACCAA GATGCCGGAAGGCCAGCAGCACCTGGGTGGATGTTACCTTAACCTGCTGAACCAGATCCGGACGCTACACCTGTGCTACTGCTCCACCCAtccctctgctgtgtgtgtgctcacCGAACATGG GGAGTTGCTGGACGCCTTCATGGAGAGTCACGGGGCTGCTGGCTCGGGCGTACTCACTTTGACCACTGGCCTCAGCAAGCCCTTTCTGCGGCTGGAGAAGTACCCCACCCTACTGCAGGAGCTGGAGCGGCATGTCGAG GAAGCCCATCCAGACTCCGGGGACATTTTAAAGGCAGCGACGGCCTTTCAGGGCCTGGTG ACGCAGTGCCACGAGCTGCGCAGACGCAAGGCACTGGAGCTGCAGATACTGTCGGAGCCGCTGCGAGGCTGGGAGGGCGAGAACATCCGTTCGCTGGGTCACGTGATTCACACGGGTCACGTGCAGCTACAGAGCGGGCCGGGCCAG GACAAGGAGGAACGCTATGTCATGctttttcccagcatgctccttGTGCTGTCCGCCAGCCCTCGCATGAGTGGCTTCATCTATCAG GGACGTTTTCCTCTTGCTGGGACAGCTGTGGCCAAGCGCGTGGAAGGCAGTGACAGTGGACAGTCTGCCTTCGAGATCGCAG GGGGTGTGATTGAGCGCGTTATAGTGTTCTGTGCCAACCAGCAGGACCTTCAGGAGTGGCTGGACCATCTACATGCCTTGACCAAAGGGGGCAGCCCAGGCAGCACCGTCAGCAAG AACGCAGAAGGGAAGGCGGCCGCTGGTGTCGGTACTCTGGCCCACCAGAGCCATGGCACGCCCACCTCCGGCCGTGCTCTGCTGGAGCCGCCTAAGATCAGCAAGCCCTGGTCCCTGAGCTGCCTGcgccccgcccctcccctcaAGCCCTCCGCTGCACTGGGCTACAAGGAG AGGATATCTTGTATCCTGAAG GACTCCAGCAAGAGCCCCCGACCAATAAAGAAATTCCTCCCCAAAAGGAAGACTGAAAGAAAGCCATCTGATGATGAGGTCCTGATGAGGAAGA GTACCGCAGCTCTGGAAGAAGATGCGCAGATTCTGAAGGTGATTGAGGCCTACTGCACAGGGGTCAGCCTGCACCAGGCCACCACCG CAGCCAGGAAGGACTGTGCTCCTCAGGTTCTCTTGCCTGAAGAAGAGAAGATCATAGTAGAGGAGGTGAAGAGCAACGGTCAGATGGTCATAGAGGAAAA GAGTCTCGTCGATGCTGTGTACGCGTTAAAGGATGAAGTGCTAGAACTGAGAAAG GAGAACAGGCAGATGAAGCAGTACTTAGAGGAGGAGCAGCGCTCACGGAAGGAGCTGGAGCGCGTCGTGCGGAGGTTGGCCAAGCAGAAGAACGACTGCGTTCGGGACGAAGGCACTCATTAA
- the LOC125750012 gene encoding rho guanine nucleotide exchange factor 6-like isoform X5 — protein sequence MLSRPAEMSESDSAGGQLVVKARFNFRQNNEDELSFSKGELITVTRQEEGGWWEGTLEGRTGWFPSNYVREVKPSEKPLSPKSVKGFDTPQLTKSYYSVVVQDILEHERDFLRELQSLLCCYLRPLQASDKLSSADVSHLMGNLEDIFTFQQGLCAVMEECTKMPEGQQHLGGCYLNLLNQIRTLHLCYCSTHPSAVCVLTEHGELLDAFMESHGAAGSGVLTLTTGLSKPFLRLEKYPTLLQELERHVEEAHPDSGDILKAATAFQGLVTQCHELRRRKALELQILSEPLRGWEGENIRSLGHVIHTGHVQLQSGPGQDKEERYVMLFPSMLLVLSASPRMSGFIYQGRFPLAGTAVAKRVEGSDSGQSAFEIAGGVIERVIVFCANQQDLQEWLDHLHALTKGGSPGSTVSKNAEGKAAAGVGTLAHQSHGTPTSGRALLEPPKISKPWSLSCLRPAPPLKPSAALGYKEDSSKSPRPIKKFLPKRKTERKPSDDEVLMRKSTAALEEDAQILKVIEAYCTGVSLHQATTAARKDCAPQVLLPEEEKIIVEEVKSNGQMVIEEKSLVDAVYALKDEVLELRKENRQMKQYLEEEQRSRKELERVVRRLAKQKNDCVRDEGTH from the exons ATGCTGTCCAGACCTGCG GAGATGTCAGAGAGCGATAGTGCTGGTGGGCAGCTGGTGGTGAAGGCCCGCTTCAACTTCAGACAGAACAATGAGGATGAGCTCTCCTTCAGCAAGGGGGAGCTAATCACGGTCACGCGGCAGGAGGAGGGCGGCTGGTGGGAAGGCACGCTCGAGGGCCGCACCGGGTGGTTCCCCAGTAACTATGTGCGCGAGGTGAAGCCCTCAG AAAAGCCACTCTCTCCCAAATCGGTGAAGGGGTTCGACACGCCCCAGCTAACCAAGAGCTACTACAGCGTG GTTGTGCAGGACATCTTGGAACACGAGCGAGACTTCCTTAGAGAGCTGCAGTCCTTGTTGTGCTGCTACcttcgccccctgcaggccagcGATAA GTTGTCCAGTGCAGATGTCAGCCACCTGATGGGGAACCTGGAAGATATTTTTACTTTCCAGCAAGGACTGTGTGCGGTTATGGAGGAATGTACCAA GATGCCGGAAGGCCAGCAGCACCTGGGTGGATGTTACCTTAACCTGCTGAACCAGATCCGGACGCTACACCTGTGCTACTGCTCCACCCAtccctctgctgtgtgtgtgctcacCGAACATGG GGAGTTGCTGGACGCCTTCATGGAGAGTCACGGGGCTGCTGGCTCGGGCGTACTCACTTTGACCACTGGCCTCAGCAAGCCCTTTCTGCGGCTGGAGAAGTACCCCACCCTACTGCAGGAGCTGGAGCGGCATGTCGAG GAAGCCCATCCAGACTCCGGGGACATTTTAAAGGCAGCGACGGCCTTTCAGGGCCTGGTG ACGCAGTGCCACGAGCTGCGCAGACGCAAGGCACTGGAGCTGCAGATACTGTCGGAGCCGCTGCGAGGCTGGGAGGGCGAGAACATCCGTTCGCTGGGTCACGTGATTCACACGGGTCACGTGCAGCTACAGAGCGGGCCGGGCCAG GACAAGGAGGAACGCTATGTCATGctttttcccagcatgctccttGTGCTGTCCGCCAGCCCTCGCATGAGTGGCTTCATCTATCAG GGACGTTTTCCTCTTGCTGGGACAGCTGTGGCCAAGCGCGTGGAAGGCAGTGACAGTGGACAGTCTGCCTTCGAGATCGCAG GGGGTGTGATTGAGCGCGTTATAGTGTTCTGTGCCAACCAGCAGGACCTTCAGGAGTGGCTGGACCATCTACATGCCTTGACCAAAGGGGGCAGCCCAGGCAGCACCGTCAGCAAG AACGCAGAAGGGAAGGCGGCCGCTGGTGTCGGTACTCTGGCCCACCAGAGCCATGGCACGCCCACCTCCGGCCGTGCTCTGCTGGAGCCGCCTAAGATCAGCAAGCCCTGGTCCCTGAGCTGCCTGcgccccgcccctcccctcaAGCCCTCCGCTGCACTGGGCTACAAGGAG GACTCCAGCAAGAGCCCCCGACCAATAAAGAAATTCCTCCCCAAAAGGAAGACTGAAAGAAAGCCATCTGATGATGAGGTCCTGATGAGGAAGA GTACCGCAGCTCTGGAAGAAGATGCGCAGATTCTGAAGGTGATTGAGGCCTACTGCACAGGGGTCAGCCTGCACCAGGCCACCACCG CAGCCAGGAAGGACTGTGCTCCTCAGGTTCTCTTGCCTGAAGAAGAGAAGATCATAGTAGAGGAGGTGAAGAGCAACGGTCAGATGGTCATAGAGGAAAA GAGTCTCGTCGATGCTGTGTACGCGTTAAAGGATGAAGTGCTAGAACTGAGAAAG GAGAACAGGCAGATGAAGCAGTACTTAGAGGAGGAGCAGCGCTCACGGAAGGAGCTGGAGCGCGTCGTGCGGAGGTTGGCCAAGCAGAAGAACGACTGCGTTCGGGACGAAGGCACTCATTAA
- the LOC125750012 gene encoding rho guanine nucleotide exchange factor 6-like isoform X4 translates to MLSRPAEMSESDSAGGQLVVKARFNFRQNNEDELSFSKGELITVTRQEEGGWWEGTLEGRTGWFPSNYVREVKPSEKPLSPKSVKGFDTPQLTKSYYSVVVQDILEHERDFLRELQSLLCCYLRPLQASDKLSSADVSHLMGNLEDIFTFQQGLCAVMEECTKMPEGQQHLGGCYLNLLNQIRTLHLCYCSTHPSAVCVLTEHGELLDAFMESHGAAGSGVLTLTTGLSKPFLRLEKYPTLLQELERHVEEAHPDSGDILKAATAFQGLVTQCHELRRRKALELQILSEPLRGWEGENIRSLGHVIHTGHVQLQSGPGQDKEERYVMLFPSMLLVLSASPRMSGFIYQGRFPLAGTAVAKRVEGSDSGQSAFEIAGGVIERVIVFCANQQDLQEWLDHLHALTKGGSPGSTVSKNAEGKAAAGVGTLAHQSHGTPTSGRALLEPPKISKPWSLSCLRPAPPLKPSAALGYKERISCILKDSSKSPRPIKKFLPKRKTERKPSDDEVLMRKSTAALEEDAQILKVIEAYCTGVSLHQATTARKDCAPQVLLPEEEKIIVEEVKSNGQMVIEEKSLVDAVYALKDEVLELRKENRQMKQYLEEEQRSRKELERVVRRLAKQKNDCVRDEGTH, encoded by the exons ATGCTGTCCAGACCTGCG GAGATGTCAGAGAGCGATAGTGCTGGTGGGCAGCTGGTGGTGAAGGCCCGCTTCAACTTCAGACAGAACAATGAGGATGAGCTCTCCTTCAGCAAGGGGGAGCTAATCACGGTCACGCGGCAGGAGGAGGGCGGCTGGTGGGAAGGCACGCTCGAGGGCCGCACCGGGTGGTTCCCCAGTAACTATGTGCGCGAGGTGAAGCCCTCAG AAAAGCCACTCTCTCCCAAATCGGTGAAGGGGTTCGACACGCCCCAGCTAACCAAGAGCTACTACAGCGTG GTTGTGCAGGACATCTTGGAACACGAGCGAGACTTCCTTAGAGAGCTGCAGTCCTTGTTGTGCTGCTACcttcgccccctgcaggccagcGATAA GTTGTCCAGTGCAGATGTCAGCCACCTGATGGGGAACCTGGAAGATATTTTTACTTTCCAGCAAGGACTGTGTGCGGTTATGGAGGAATGTACCAA GATGCCGGAAGGCCAGCAGCACCTGGGTGGATGTTACCTTAACCTGCTGAACCAGATCCGGACGCTACACCTGTGCTACTGCTCCACCCAtccctctgctgtgtgtgtgctcacCGAACATGG GGAGTTGCTGGACGCCTTCATGGAGAGTCACGGGGCTGCTGGCTCGGGCGTACTCACTTTGACCACTGGCCTCAGCAAGCCCTTTCTGCGGCTGGAGAAGTACCCCACCCTACTGCAGGAGCTGGAGCGGCATGTCGAG GAAGCCCATCCAGACTCCGGGGACATTTTAAAGGCAGCGACGGCCTTTCAGGGCCTGGTG ACGCAGTGCCACGAGCTGCGCAGACGCAAGGCACTGGAGCTGCAGATACTGTCGGAGCCGCTGCGAGGCTGGGAGGGCGAGAACATCCGTTCGCTGGGTCACGTGATTCACACGGGTCACGTGCAGCTACAGAGCGGGCCGGGCCAG GACAAGGAGGAACGCTATGTCATGctttttcccagcatgctccttGTGCTGTCCGCCAGCCCTCGCATGAGTGGCTTCATCTATCAG GGACGTTTTCCTCTTGCTGGGACAGCTGTGGCCAAGCGCGTGGAAGGCAGTGACAGTGGACAGTCTGCCTTCGAGATCGCAG GGGGTGTGATTGAGCGCGTTATAGTGTTCTGTGCCAACCAGCAGGACCTTCAGGAGTGGCTGGACCATCTACATGCCTTGACCAAAGGGGGCAGCCCAGGCAGCACCGTCAGCAAG AACGCAGAAGGGAAGGCGGCCGCTGGTGTCGGTACTCTGGCCCACCAGAGCCATGGCACGCCCACCTCCGGCCGTGCTCTGCTGGAGCCGCCTAAGATCAGCAAGCCCTGGTCCCTGAGCTGCCTGcgccccgcccctcccctcaAGCCCTCCGCTGCACTGGGCTACAAGGAG AGGATATCTTGTATCCTGAAG GACTCCAGCAAGAGCCCCCGACCAATAAAGAAATTCCTCCCCAAAAGGAAGACTGAAAGAAAGCCATCTGATGATGAGGTCCTGATGAGGAAGA GTACCGCAGCTCTGGAAGAAGATGCGCAGATTCTGAAGGTGATTGAGGCCTACTGCACAGGGGTCAGCCTGCACCAGGCCACCACCG CCAGGAAGGACTGTGCTCCTCAGGTTCTCTTGCCTGAAGAAGAGAAGATCATAGTAGAGGAGGTGAAGAGCAACGGTCAGATGGTCATAGAGGAAAA GAGTCTCGTCGATGCTGTGTACGCGTTAAAGGATGAAGTGCTAGAACTGAGAAAG GAGAACAGGCAGATGAAGCAGTACTTAGAGGAGGAGCAGCGCTCACGGAAGGAGCTGGAGCGCGTCGTGCGGAGGTTGGCCAAGCAGAAGAACGACTGCGTTCGGGACGAAGGCACTCATTAA